Proteins co-encoded in one Dyella japonica A8 genomic window:
- a CDS encoding glutathione S-transferase family protein, producing the protein MSLTLYMHPLAAYCHKALIALYENDTPFHAHLVDLADNAQRAAFYALWPIGKFPVLSDHARGRLVPESSIIIEYLARHYPGPIALVPDDADDAREVRFRDRFYDLYVMEPTQKVITDRLRPQGDHDRYGVTLAREKLRAALDLIEHEFKRDDGKRPWAAGEHYSMADCAASPALFYANFVIPLEDNHPLTAAYLLRLMQRPSYARVLREAEPYLHMVPTEPVEA; encoded by the coding sequence ATGTCACTCACGCTCTACATGCACCCGCTGGCGGCCTACTGCCACAAGGCCCTGATTGCGCTGTACGAAAACGACACGCCATTCCACGCGCACCTGGTGGACCTGGCGGACAATGCGCAGCGCGCGGCGTTCTATGCGCTGTGGCCCATCGGCAAGTTCCCCGTACTCAGCGACCACGCCCGCGGCCGTCTGGTACCCGAGTCGAGCATCATCATCGAGTACCTCGCCCGGCACTACCCGGGCCCGATCGCCCTGGTTCCCGACGATGCCGACGACGCCCGCGAGGTACGCTTCCGCGATCGCTTCTATGACCTGTACGTCATGGAACCCACGCAAAAGGTGATCACCGACCGCCTGCGCCCGCAGGGCGATCACGACCGCTATGGCGTCACGCTGGCCCGGGAAAAGCTGCGCGCTGCACTCGACCTGATCGAACACGAGTTCAAACGTGACGACGGCAAGCGCCCCTGGGCGGCCGGCGAGCACTACAGCATGGCCGACTGCGCCGCGTCGCCCGCGCTGTTCTATGCCAACTTCGTGATCCCGCTGGAAGACAACCACCCGCTCACTGCCGCCTACCTGCTTCGCCTGATGCAGCGTCCGTCCTACGCCCGCGTGCTGCGCGAGGCGGAGCCCTACCTGCACATGGTTCCCACCGAGCCCGTCGAAGCCTGA
- a CDS encoding flavin reductase family protein, producing MDMHRFPDTRVIHPSILYFGTPVVLITTRNRDGSTNITPMSSAWALADRIVIGLSGGGQGLANLRRERECVLNLAGEDMHRGVERIAPTTGKATVPPWKQAIGYRHEADKFALGGWHELPSLTVRPPRIMECPLQLEAQVLLEVERPLEAWRDSAGGYAIIELEVLHVHAHENVTVPGTQHVDPQRYRPLFYLFRHYVGPGKPLGRTFKAEV from the coding sequence ATGGACATGCATCGTTTTCCCGACACGCGGGTCATCCACCCGTCCATCCTCTACTTCGGCACGCCAGTGGTACTGATCACCACGCGCAACCGGGACGGCTCCACCAACATCACGCCGATGTCGTCCGCCTGGGCGTTGGCTGACCGCATCGTCATCGGCCTGTCCGGCGGTGGCCAGGGCCTGGCGAACCTGCGGCGCGAGCGTGAATGCGTGCTCAACCTTGCCGGCGAAGACATGCACCGCGGCGTGGAACGCATTGCCCCGACCACCGGCAAAGCGACCGTGCCGCCGTGGAAACAGGCCATCGGCTATCGACACGAAGCGGACAAGTTCGCGCTGGGCGGCTGGCACGAACTTCCTTCACTCACGGTGAGGCCACCGCGCATCATGGAATGCCCGCTGCAACTGGAAGCCCAGGTGCTGCTCGAGGTCGAACGTCCGCTGGAAGCATGGCGCGACAGCGCGGGCGGCTACGCCATCATCGAACTGGAAGTGCTGCACGTGCATGCGCACGAAAACGTTACCGTGCCCGGCACGCAACATGTCGACCCGCAACGTTACCGTCCGCTGTTCTATCTGTTCCGCCATTACGTGGGCCCCGGCAAGCCCCTGGGTCGGACGTTTAAAGCGGAAGTTTGA
- a CDS encoding M13 family metallopeptidase, giving the protein MVSKILAAACVCALTFGAAHAADPAAGKPQYGAWGFDQAGADTSVKPGNDFFRYANGTWLDRTPIPADKPAVSLRLAMTDLTEQRLHDLMETAAKSKAGDATIEGKVGAFYQSFMDQSHIDALGAKPIAPQLDAVKQATTRDAQAALMGRTNTDFEGSLFNLGIDVDLKDISHYSVYLSQAGLGMPDRDYYLKPAFAKQKAAYQAYVARLLTLAGWPQPDAAAKDVVAFETAIAEASISKVEQRDPVAMYNPMSVDELKKLAPGFAWNDFLQSAQLGQLTHVVVMEKTAFPKLTALYARTPVATVQAWQAARIADNAAYYLSEPFQQAYFEMHNKTLAGQEQIEARWKRGVHAVSGGDCSVGERLACFGNLGWGVGELYAGKYFPASSKTKIEALVANLKAAYRVRIEKLDWMGAETRKEALKKLDTYTIKVGYPDHPRDYSNVTVRGDDLAGNVLRAAQADWSFYVNRLDKPVDRDDWSMTPQTNDAYNGSLRDIVFPAAILQPPIFDPNADPAINYGAIGGVIGHELTHGFDDEGRKIDASGALRDWWTPADAKAFEERAKKLGAQYDAFDPLPGVHINGNLTMGENIADLGGLTLALDAYHASLHGKPAPVIDGLTGDQRVFLGWAQAWRGKLTDDAIRRQVTSDPHSPRAFRVNGPVRNIDAWYQAFGVQAGEKLYLDPKERVRIW; this is encoded by the coding sequence ATGGTCAGCAAGATCCTGGCGGCGGCGTGCGTGTGTGCACTCACCTTCGGCGCGGCTCACGCGGCCGATCCAGCCGCAGGCAAGCCACAGTACGGCGCCTGGGGTTTCGACCAGGCCGGCGCTGATACATCGGTGAAGCCCGGCAACGACTTCTTCCGCTACGCCAACGGCACCTGGCTGGACCGCACGCCGATCCCCGCCGACAAGCCCGCGGTGAGCCTGCGGCTGGCGATGACCGACCTCACCGAGCAGCGCCTGCACGACCTCATGGAAACGGCAGCCAAGAGCAAGGCCGGCGATGCGACCATCGAAGGCAAGGTCGGTGCGTTCTACCAGTCCTTCATGGATCAATCGCACATCGACGCCCTGGGTGCGAAACCCATCGCACCGCAGCTCGACGCGGTGAAGCAAGCCACCACGCGCGATGCGCAGGCAGCGCTGATGGGACGCACCAACACTGATTTCGAGGGCTCGTTGTTCAATCTCGGCATTGACGTCGACCTGAAAGACATCAGCCACTACTCGGTCTACCTCTCGCAGGCAGGCCTTGGCATGCCGGACCGCGACTACTACCTCAAGCCGGCATTCGCGAAGCAGAAGGCCGCGTATCAGGCCTATGTCGCACGACTGCTCACCCTCGCCGGCTGGCCGCAGCCGGACGCTGCGGCGAAGGACGTGGTGGCGTTCGAGACAGCCATAGCCGAAGCGAGTATCAGCAAGGTCGAACAGCGCGATCCCGTCGCCATGTACAACCCAATGAGCGTGGACGAGCTGAAAAAGCTCGCGCCCGGCTTTGCGTGGAATGATTTCCTCCAGTCCGCCCAGCTCGGCCAGCTGACCCACGTAGTGGTGATGGAAAAGACGGCATTCCCGAAACTCACCGCGTTGTATGCCCGCACGCCGGTGGCCACCGTCCAGGCGTGGCAGGCCGCTCGCATCGCGGACAACGCCGCCTACTATCTTTCGGAGCCGTTCCAGCAGGCGTACTTCGAGATGCACAACAAGACGCTGGCAGGCCAAGAGCAGATCGAAGCCCGCTGGAAGCGCGGCGTGCACGCTGTGTCGGGCGGCGACTGCAGCGTCGGCGAGCGCCTGGCCTGCTTCGGCAACCTCGGCTGGGGCGTAGGCGAACTCTATGCCGGCAAGTATTTCCCGGCCTCGTCCAAGACCAAGATCGAGGCACTCGTCGCCAACCTGAAAGCGGCCTATCGCGTGCGCATCGAGAAGCTCGACTGGATGGGCGCGGAGACGCGCAAGGAAGCGCTGAAGAAGCTCGACACCTACACCATCAAGGTGGGCTACCCCGATCACCCGCGCGACTACTCGAACGTCACCGTGCGCGGGGATGATCTTGCCGGCAACGTGCTGCGCGCCGCGCAGGCCGACTGGTCGTTCTACGTGAACCGCCTCGACAAGCCGGTGGACCGCGACGACTGGAGCATGACGCCGCAGACCAACGACGCCTACAACGGCTCGCTGCGCGACATCGTGTTCCCCGCCGCCATCCTGCAGCCGCCGATCTTCGACCCCAACGCCGACCCCGCCATCAACTACGGTGCCATCGGCGGCGTGATCGGCCACGAGCTCACCCACGGCTTCGACGACGAAGGCCGCAAGATCGACGCCTCCGGCGCACTGCGCGACTGGTGGACACCGGCCGACGCCAAGGCGTTCGAGGAACGCGCGAAGAAACTCGGCGCCCAGTACGACGCGTTCGACCCGCTGCCCGGCGTGCACATCAACGGCAACCTGACCATGGGCGAGAACATCGCCGACCTCGGCGGCCTCACACTCGCACTCGACGCCTACCATGCCTCACTGCACGGCAAGCCCGCGCCGGTGATCGACGGCCTCACCGGCGACCAGCGGGTGTTCCTAGGCTGGGCCCAGGCATGGCGCGGCAAACTCACCGACGACGCCATCCGCCGCCAGGTCACCAGCGACCCCCACTCGCCACGCGCCTTCCGCGTGAACGGACCGGTGCGCAATATCGATGCGTGGTATCAGGCGTTCGGGGTGCAGGCGGGGGAGAAGCTGTATCTCGATCCGAAGGAGCGCGTGCGGATCTGGTGA
- a CDS encoding ArsR/SmtB family transcription factor, giving the protein MNDAISPSRYQLAEIGALLAEPARAAMLLALIDGTMRPAGELARVAGVGAATGSAHLKRLLEGGLLAVHEQGRHRYYRLANDDVAALIEALALPRTRPVLPDPSGGDRPLRMARTCYRHLAGLLGVGLCDALLQRGFVQAASEGMRLHDEGAQALVAAGLDAVRVEALLPLAGRGCLDWTERRLHLGGPLGVSLTEVMLDAGWLRRRSGSRALQPSDDGLRRLIALGVPWESRH; this is encoded by the coding sequence ATGAACGATGCGATCTCCCCAAGCCGTTACCAGCTGGCCGAGATCGGCGCGCTGCTTGCCGAACCGGCGCGTGCCGCCATGCTGCTGGCGCTTATCGACGGCACCATGCGTCCGGCCGGCGAGCTGGCCCGTGTGGCTGGCGTGGGCGCGGCGACGGGCAGTGCACATCTCAAGCGCCTGCTGGAGGGCGGCCTGCTTGCCGTGCACGAGCAGGGCCGTCATCGCTACTACCGCCTCGCCAACGACGACGTGGCCGCGCTGATCGAGGCGCTGGCACTGCCGCGTACGCGACCGGTGCTGCCCGACCCCAGCGGCGGCGATCGTCCCCTGCGCATGGCGCGTACCTGCTATCGCCATCTTGCGGGGCTGTTGGGCGTAGGCCTGTGCGATGCGTTGCTGCAGCGGGGTTTCGTGCAGGCGGCCAGCGAGGGCATGCGCCTGCATGACGAAGGCGCGCAGGCGCTGGTGGCGGCGGGACTGGATGCCGTGCGGGTGGAGGCGCTATTGCCCCTGGCTGGGCGCGGATGCCTGGACTGGACGGAGCGGCGGCTGCATCTGGGCGGCCCGCTGGGCGTGTCGTTGACCGAGGTGATGCTCGATGCAGGCTGGTTGCGCCGCCGCAGCGGCAGCCGTGCCTTGCAGCCCAGCGACGATGGCCTGCGCCGCCTGATCGCGCTGGGTGTGCCCTGGGAAAGCCGGCATTGA
- a CDS encoding cation:proton antiporter → MGHPLLLVQLLVIIVVARVIASIARRFGQPAVVGEMLAGLALGPIVFGAIAPAWQQQLFPLQSLGGLQSLSTLGLVLFMVVVGAELRVPASAQGGLMRPAAWIGALAVVLPVALALGVAPLLYGEYAPPGISRLAFALFFATACAITALPVMARIVKERGMTDSLPGRLGVAAAAVADVLAWIMLAFVVALISAHGDWVPFWRTMIGLVLLLALTWFVLRPLCARLLARHAPEGNANAAVLAFLLAGAFGCAAITEWLNLHAVFGAFLFGACLPRDDRLLHKLIERVEHVTVATLLPVFFVLAGLSTSSQMLTGGAGMALLLVLAVSVVGKLLGGTAGARIAGQGWRDSFTIGSLMNARGMMELIVIKVGLDAGVINSAMFTILLVMAIVTTMMTTPMVVAFYGAARDVAMRVSSSR, encoded by the coding sequence ATGGGCCACCCGCTGCTGCTTGTCCAATTGCTGGTGATCATCGTGGTGGCGCGGGTGATCGCGTCCATCGCGCGGCGCTTCGGGCAGCCGGCCGTGGTGGGCGAGATGCTCGCTGGGCTGGCCCTGGGGCCGATCGTCTTCGGCGCCATCGCTCCGGCATGGCAGCAACAGTTGTTTCCCCTGCAAAGCCTCGGCGGCCTGCAAAGCCTGAGCACGCTGGGCCTGGTGCTGTTCATGGTGGTGGTGGGCGCGGAGCTGCGCGTGCCGGCTAGCGCGCAGGGTGGCCTGATGCGGCCAGCGGCATGGATCGGCGCCCTGGCGGTGGTGCTGCCGGTGGCGCTTGCGCTGGGTGTCGCCCCTTTGTTGTACGGCGAGTACGCGCCGCCGGGCATCAGCCGGCTGGCCTTCGCGCTGTTTTTTGCCACGGCCTGCGCCATCACGGCGTTGCCGGTCATGGCGCGCATCGTGAAGGAGCGCGGCATGACCGACAGCCTGCCCGGACGCCTGGGCGTGGCGGCGGCGGCCGTGGCCGATGTGCTCGCATGGATCATGCTCGCCTTCGTGGTGGCGCTGATCAGTGCGCATGGCGACTGGGTGCCGTTCTGGCGCACCATGATCGGCCTGGTGCTGCTGCTCGCGCTGACCTGGTTCGTGCTGCGCCCGCTATGCGCGCGGCTGCTGGCGCGTCATGCCCCCGAGGGCAACGCGAACGCGGCGGTGCTGGCCTTTCTGCTGGCCGGCGCCTTCGGCTGCGCAGCGATCACCGAGTGGCTCAACCTGCATGCGGTGTTCGGCGCTTTCCTGTTCGGTGCCTGCCTGCCGCGCGACGACCGCCTGCTGCACAAGCTGATCGAGCGCGTGGAGCATGTGACCGTGGCGACCTTGCTGCCGGTGTTCTTCGTGCTGGCCGGCCTGAGCACCAGCTCGCAGATGCTCACCGGTGGCGCGGGCATGGCCTTGTTGCTGGTGCTGGCGGTATCCGTGGTGGGCAAACTGCTCGGTGGCACGGCTGGCGCGCGCATCGCGGGGCAGGGGTGGCGCGACAGCTTCACCATCGGCTCGCTGATGAACGCGCGCGGCATGATGGAACTCATCGTCATCAAGGTCGGGCTGGATGCCGGCGTGATCAACAGCGCGATGTTCACCATTCTGCTGGTGATGGCGATTGTCACCACGATGATGACGACGCCGATGGTGGTGGCGTTTTACGGTGCCGCGCGCGATGTCGCGATGCGGGTGTCGTCATCGCGTTGA
- a CDS encoding YceI family protein has protein sequence MFLSSRMTRTLASALLFPLAAATAQAGAATYVVDPAHTYPSFEADHFGGLSTWRGKFDRTSGKVTLDKTAGTGSVDITVDATSVDFGLDAMNEKARSNELFDAAKYPTATYRGTLAGFVNGAPTKVDGSLTLHGVTRPLELAIKSFKCVPHPLYKRELCGADAYASFKRDEFGITAGKDYGFNMDVVLRIQVEALVDDGSAGKTALATPAH, from the coding sequence ATGTTCCTGTCCAGCCGCATGACCCGCACCCTCGCCAGCGCCTTGCTGTTCCCGCTTGCCGCCGCCACGGCACAGGCCGGCGCCGCCACCTATGTCGTCGACCCGGCGCACACCTACCCCAGTTTCGAGGCCGACCACTTTGGTGGCCTGTCCACTTGGCGCGGCAAGTTCGACCGAACCTCGGGCAAGGTGACGCTGGACAAGACAGCCGGCACCGGCAGCGTGGATATCACCGTGGATGCCACCAGCGTGGATTTCGGCCTGGACGCCATGAACGAGAAAGCGCGCAGCAACGAGTTGTTTGACGCCGCCAAATACCCCACGGCGACGTATCGCGGCACGCTTGCCGGCTTCGTCAACGGTGCGCCAACGAAGGTGGATGGCTCGCTGACGCTGCACGGCGTGACGCGCCCGCTTGAGCTGGCCATCAAGAGTTTCAAGTGCGTGCCGCATCCGCTCTACAAGCGCGAGCTGTGCGGGGCCGATGCCTATGCCAGCTTCAAGCGCGACGAGTTCGGCATCACCGCCGGCAAGGACTACGGCTTCAACATGGACGTGGTGCTGCGCATCCAGGTGGAAGCCCTGGTCGACGACGGCAGCGCCGGCAAGACCGCGCTGGCCACGCCCGCTCACTGA
- a CDS encoding DUF2167 domain-containing protein: MFRKTLMPALLLAAFTLAAPVAAMPDAQGEHHVTAEQFVSSLHPTTGDVTIPEAQATLKLADGYSFLSASDAQRVLTQAWGNPPDNSVLGMILPTTDAHTVLNGKAWAVVVTFVDEGYVSDKDAAKIDYDDMLKDLKKATQESNEERLKAGYPAIDLLGWAEPPHYDASTHKLYWARDLQFRKADGSNGGHTLNYAIRVLGRRGYLSLNAVAPIGQLDKVRADMPDVVAMAEFNQGERYADYNAGTDKAAAYGIAALVAGGIAAKAGLFAKLGVLLLALKKFIVLGIAAIGALFRKIFKSKQA, from the coding sequence ATGTTCCGCAAGACGCTCATGCCGGCGCTGCTGCTGGCTGCCTTCACTCTCGCCGCACCCGTCGCGGCCATGCCCGATGCACAGGGCGAGCACCACGTGACCGCCGAGCAATTCGTCAGCTCGCTGCACCCGACGACCGGCGACGTCACCATTCCTGAGGCACAGGCCACGCTGAAACTGGCCGATGGCTACAGCTTCCTCTCCGCCAGCGACGCCCAGCGCGTGCTGACCCAGGCCTGGGGCAACCCGCCTGACAACAGCGTGCTCGGCATGATCCTGCCCACCACAGACGCGCACACCGTGCTCAACGGGAAGGCCTGGGCGGTGGTCGTCACTTTTGTCGACGAAGGCTACGTGTCCGACAAGGACGCCGCCAAGATCGACTACGACGACATGCTCAAAGACCTGAAGAAGGCCACGCAGGAAAGCAACGAGGAGCGCCTCAAGGCCGGCTATCCCGCCATCGACCTGCTGGGCTGGGCCGAACCGCCGCACTATGACGCCTCCACGCACAAGCTGTACTGGGCCCGCGACCTGCAGTTCAGGAAGGCCGACGGCAGCAATGGCGGCCACACGCTGAACTACGCCATCCGCGTACTGGGTCGCCGCGGTTACCTCTCGCTCAATGCGGTGGCGCCGATCGGCCAGCTCGACAAGGTGCGCGCGGACATGCCCGACGTGGTGGCCATGGCCGAGTTCAACCAGGGCGAGCGCTACGCCGATTACAACGCCGGTACCGACAAGGCCGCTGCCTACGGCATTGCCGCGCTGGTAGCCGGCGGCATTGCCGCCAAGGCCGGGCTGTTCGCCAAGCTCGGCGTGCTGCTGCTCGCGCTGAAGAAGTTCATCGTGCTCGGTATCGCCGCCATCGGCGCCTTGTTCCGCAAGATCTTCAAGAGCAAGCAGGCGTAA
- a CDS encoding NAD-dependent epimerase/dehydratase family protein: protein MLVTGSSGHLGEALVRTLQGTGHEVIGLDVVEGPYTHRVGSIADRAFVRRCIAGVATVFHPATLHKPHVATHTRQDFLDVNLTGTLNLLEEAVSTGVESFVYTSTTSVFGDALTPKSSDPAVWVTEDMAAVPKNIYGVTKAAAEDLCQLFQRNQGLSTMVLRTSRFFPEEDDDRTARARYTDDNLKANEYLYRRVDIEDVVSAHLLAARRAPMLGFRRYIISATTPFAQEDLAGLRVHAPLVVRRRVPGYEAVYAQHGWTMAQGIDRVYVNQRAREELGWAPRHDFAALMTRLQAGGDIRSALAREVGSKGYHAEVFGDGPYPVES from the coding sequence ATGCTGGTCACGGGCAGTTCGGGTCATCTGGGCGAGGCACTGGTGCGCACGTTGCAGGGCACCGGGCACGAGGTGATCGGTTTGGATGTGGTCGAAGGGCCGTACACCCACCGCGTCGGCTCCATCGCCGATCGAGCCTTCGTACGCCGCTGCATCGCCGGCGTGGCCACCGTGTTCCACCCCGCCACGCTGCACAAGCCGCACGTCGCCACGCACACCCGGCAGGATTTCCTGGACGTCAACCTCACCGGCACGCTGAACCTGCTGGAAGAAGCCGTGTCCACCGGCGTGGAGTCGTTCGTCTACACCAGCACCACCAGTGTGTTTGGCGACGCACTGACGCCGAAGTCCAGCGACCCGGCCGTGTGGGTCACCGAAGACATGGCCGCCGTGCCCAAGAACATCTACGGCGTCACCAAGGCCGCGGCCGAGGACCTGTGCCAGTTGTTCCAGCGCAACCAGGGCCTGTCCACCATGGTATTGCGCACCTCGCGCTTCTTCCCCGAGGAAGACGATGACCGCACCGCGCGTGCGCGTTACACCGACGACAACCTCAAGGCCAACGAGTACCTCTACCGGCGCGTGGACATCGAGGACGTGGTGAGCGCGCACCTGCTTGCCGCGCGTCGCGCGCCGATGCTGGGTTTTCGCCGCTACATCATCAGCGCCACCACGCCATTCGCGCAGGAAGACCTGGCCGGGCTGCGCGTGCACGCGCCACTGGTGGTGCGTCGACGCGTGCCGGGTTACGAGGCGGTCTATGCGCAGCACGGCTGGACGATGGCGCAGGGTATTGATCGCGTGTATGTGAACCAGCGTGCCCGCGAGGAGTTGGGTTGGGCGCCGCGCCATGATTTCGCCGCGCTGATGACGCGCTTGCAGGCGGGCGGGGATATCCGCAGCGCGCTCGCGCGGGAGGTTGGCTCCAAGGGGTATCACGCGGAGGTTTTCGGTGATGGGCCTTATCCGGTTGAGTCGTGA
- a CDS encoding SRPBCC family protein: MLIALIIVLLVIAAVLAVAASRPDQFRIERAATIKAAPERIFPYINDLHRWQSWSPYEKKDPAMQRSFEGPSSGQGAAYGWSGNKNIGSGRMEISQSTPSSLVRIQLEFFTPFKASNTAEFVLEPQGDATRITWSMQGHSNFMSKLMGLVFNVDKMVGKDFEDGLVNLRTLAEKAA; the protein is encoded by the coding sequence ATGCTCATCGCACTCATCATCGTCCTGCTCGTCATCGCCGCCGTGCTGGCCGTGGCCGCCTCGCGCCCCGACCAGTTCCGCATCGAGCGCGCCGCCACCATCAAGGCTGCGCCCGAACGCATCTTTCCCTACATCAACGACCTGCACCGCTGGCAGTCGTGGTCGCCCTACGAGAAGAAGGATCCGGCCATGCAGCGCAGCTTCGAGGGCCCGTCGAGCGGGCAAGGCGCGGCCTATGGCTGGAGCGGCAACAAGAACATCGGCAGTGGCCGCATGGAGATCAGCCAATCCACACCGTCCTCGCTCGTGCGCATCCAGCTGGAGTTCTTCACGCCGTTCAAGGCTAGCAACACGGCGGAGTTCGTGCTCGAGCCGCAGGGCGATGCCACGCGCATCACCTGGTCCATGCAGGGCCACTCCAACTTCATGAGCAAGCTGATGGGCCTGGTGTTCAACGTCGACAAGATGGTCGGCAAGGATTTCGAAGACGGCCTGGTCAACCTGCGCACGCTGGCAGAGAAAGCAGCCTGA